The genomic region CGTGTCCaccgtcgtcgccggcgtcgtcgcgctCGCCGCCGCGGGGTCACGGGGAGGGGCCGTCGTGGAGCTGCGCGGGTTCCTGCGCGacctctgcttcctcttcttcgCGCTCTGCTACCTCGTGGCCGTGCTCGTGAGCGGCACGATCACCGTCTGGGTGGCCGCGTCATTCGTCTCCATCTACGTCGCATACGTCGTCCTCGTCTGGACCTCCCAGTGCTGCGCCGAGCCGGGCAAGCCGCCGCACGCCGACCTCGCGGCGCCGCTCCTCctagaggacgacgacgacgacgacgtacCTCCGCTGCCGTCCTACTCGTCCAAGACCGCGCCAGCCTCCACGACGGCAACAGCCTGCCTGCATTACCTCGTGTGCGCGCTCCGCATGCCGCTGTACCTCCCGCGGCGGCTCACCATCCCGGACATCGCCGCGCACCGCTGGTCCCGGCCCTGCGCCGTGGCCTCCGCCGCGCTGGCGCCGGTCCTCCTCGCCACGACCTGGACCTCGCACAGCCCGGCGGCAACATCCTCGCACCACCACCACACCAGCGACGGCCACGCGATCCTCCTCGCAGGCGCCGTCCTCGGCCTCCTGTTGGCCGCCCTCGCCGCGGCGACCACGGACGCCGCATCCCCTCCCCGCGGGCGACGGCGCCGCGTGCCATGGCTTGCCGCAGGGTTCCTGATGAGCGTGCTCTGGGCATACACCCTGGCGCGCGAGCTGGTGGCCCTGCTGGTGGCGATCGGGTACATGGTGGGCGTGAAGGCGAGCGTGCTGGGCGTGACGGTGCTGGCGTGGGGGGATTCACTCGGCGACCTGGTCTCCAACGTGGCGATGGCGACGCACGGCGGCCCGGGCGGCGCGCAGACGGCGGTCTCCGCCTGCTACGCCGGGCCGCTGTTCAACACGGTGGTGGGGCTGGGGCTATCCCTCACGCTGGCGGCCGGCGCGCAGTACCCGGCGCCGTTCACGCTGCCGGCCGACTCCGCCGTGTACGAGACGGTGGGGTTCCTGTGCGCGgggctggcgtgggcggcggtggtggtgccgGCGAGGGGCATGCGGCTGGACCGGGTGTACGGGGTGGGCCTCATCGTCATCTACCTCACCTTCTTCGGCGTCCGCGTCCTCGACAGCCTCGGCCTCTGGTTCGGGTAGCCATCGCGCGACTGCAGCAGACACAAGCTGCTCTGCTCCCGTCAATGGCGGCACTGTGCGGCGATGTACGTAGGCTTGTACAGTGGAGGGGGACACATGCATGGATCATCAGATGCTTGTACAGTGGTAGTATTAGCGCTAGCGATCAGCCATTAGGTGTGGATTACCGATGGATTAGCTAGTGGGTGTAATTGTTGATTGTTTTGGTTGGCATCAAAGATGATTTTCCCTCCACGGTACGTACCGAGAGATGAATACATGTACGTACGTATGGATCTGGATTGATTGCTCGGCCGGAGTTAGCTCGACGTTGCGATCGCCGAGTGAGCTCGCTCGATCTCGGACCACGTTTGGTTTTGTGTGGCCATCGATCGATCATCTGTGGACGACGGATCCCAGGATGTCGTCGTCTCACGAAAGCACGGCGGCCGTTTCACCCGGCTTGTTTTGATAATTGGCTTGCCTCGTCATGCCTCCGTCCGTCCCTGGTATGGATTTGCCGGCGCCGACAGACAAAATCTAATCCAAGACATGAACACAGTTGCCCGATTCCGTTGCTTCTAAATTAGACTTGCGAGGCCGCCGAATCTAGCAGCATGTTAGTTTTGTTCCCTTAAATGAAATTAATCAGGCATGATTCTCCCTTCTTGATGTTGGTACTGTGCCAGTTTATGGCATACACGTATCCGGGAGGAGGGGGCAGGCACAATTTGGTGCTTTGCTCCTGTTGTACTGCCCTGCACACATGCTTTCGGTCCCCTTTGTTTATGCGCCCGCGACGCGCATACGCGGGCGGAAATAAACAAGGGTTCGGTTCGAGGACCGTCCTGCTCCTCTCCACGCGCTAGCACACGGCCCGCCCTAGCTCCACCCGGCTCGTCGTCGTGCAGTGATCCACGGGGAACGGTTGCTTCAGAAGGACGTGCTCAATTGTTCACCGACCCACGGACGGGCGCACGCAACCATCCTAAAAAAAAAGCCGCTCATTTCGAATATTTCAAACATGGATTCTAAGCGAACTCAATATATTACATGCAAACTACTCCCCCGTTTTTAAATATAAGCCCATTTAGAGATTTCAAaatatgaaccacatacggatgtatgtatacatatattagagtgtagattcacttattctTCTCTTTACATGGTCCATGTTAGAACCCGCAAAATGTcttacatttaggaatggagggagtaacaaaGTTTAACAAGTTCAATGTATTTTACATCCCACCTAATCTAAACTAAAACCACACAAGATGTCCAATGGCGGCCTTGTAGGTGTGACCTCTAAGACCAGCGGGGTCGTCGTTACGTTAGTTGTAGAAGCCACCCCAACCGCGGTGGCGATCTTCTCCCGGCCGACGTCGTCATTCTCTTCTTCATCGATCGACTACTCCTTTACCAGGGACGGAGCGGGGGAGGATGACGGTCCCGACGGCCTGCGGCGGCGGCAAGTTGTCTCCGCCCGGCTCGGACTGGATCCAGAGCTCCCCGTGTTTATGTCCATCGCCGAGCAGTCACCATGCTCGTTTGAGCTCCTTATCCTCCATCATCTTCTTGCCCATCGTAGCATTTGATGGTGAGGGTTTTGGAAGGGTGGTCGCGGAAGCGTGAGAGTATTAAAAAGCGGTAGAGGCAGTGGTGCTATGTGTTGGGAGGGAAGCGGGTGTCGGTTTGACGTGGAGAACGTTCAGACTCTCCTCAAAAAATGCAATTCACATCTGGACACGTCAATTGCCATATTTCCAATCCATACAAACTCATGTAACTACGTCGGCACTCCTCAAAAAATACGATCCACACCCGGGCACCTCAATTAtcatatctcaaatccatacaaactcatgcaactacgtcgaCGCGCACGCATCGTCCGGCTACTCCATCATACTACACTAAACATGCCATCAGACTATCAAAATTTGGCgtgtttggctatggtggagttcatccacgactgcccttgcccttcccggcgcccttgtcgtccttctcgcggaagtacCGGTCCAAGACGCATACGGATCGAGCCGGACCTGCTCGTCGCTGGAGGTGTCCTCGCGCGTCGTTGTCCATCTTCTCCTCCTTCGATGGCTGTTCGTCCATGGCACGAACCGCCCGATTCTGCTCTCGGGCGAGGGCGCGCGTGTTCCTCCGCTGTCGTTTCTTCATAATGCGGGtgcggatggcttcctcctctgcggccgccCACGCCGCTGCATCAGCCCGCCGCCATTTCCGTCGCGATACGGGCCTCggcggcccttatcctctcctttcCATGGCGGGCCGCCCGTTCCCGATGGGACTCATACTCTGCCCGGccggtgatggggaaggagaggtgTTTCGGCCGGCACCACGAGGATCTAGCACTAGAGGACCCGAGCGCCCGGTGAGCCAACGCTATGGCGTCGCGGCGGATGAATCCATCTGTCGGCCAGGTGGtgtcctcccgggagcggcggagtgcaatgTGAACTGCGATTGCCTTCTCCAACCCACACGGGACCACACCCCAGTCGACGGATTCGGGCTAGTCAGAGTCCGATCCGCTGCCTGCGATGGCGAAGAAGTCCGCAAACCGCCGGAGGTGAGCTTGGGTGgtggaggggagtggagtgaagtggctagagTTTGCTCCGGCGAGAGGATGGGGACGAATATAAGTGGGGATGGGTGGGCCAGTATGGaccgggtccgacgtggcgggtGTCCTCGGGCGTccccatatccgcctcatatttgaACTGGATATGGGGGATGCCGGTCAATCTGAGTGTTTCAGGCCCGTTTGAGGCGTCCGTCTGGATCGAGAAATCGTGATCGGGCAGCCCGTTCAGACGTATGAGGCGGGTTGAAGAGAGATCCGATGTAGATGCTGTAAGGGTCTGGGTTAAAGGAGAGATGCCCGTGTGCTTTTCCTTACCTAGCAGACGGTAAAGCAAAGCATAACAAGATCTGCTGCAAATGGTCCGGCGTCAAATAAGTATCTGCTGCTTTGCTTCGGCTTGAGTCCTGCTCCGGAATTTCGTCCATGGCATTCTTCTCTGAACCGGTGACTTCAGTTTATATATGTCGGTAAAGTTGGTGCCGACCTTTCCCATTTGTTGATGGAGCACCAAACCCAAACTCTCGCGTCTcctgggagggagggagggagggaggtccGTCGACGTTGAGCTGACCATCTCCCTCCCCAAAAGAAAGGAGACGGCAAAGCAGGGCCGGTCGGTGTCTCCTTTTcatcccaccccaccgccttaGCAATTTGCACGTCGCCGTCACGCGGTCACACGGTGAATGAATGTATGTACGCAGTAGTATAAGGAGTACTAGTAGCTCTCACGCGGTGTCAAGAAAAGACGGCGCAATTAAAGTGGAGTGGCACACGTCGCGCAGGAGCAGGCCGGCGATCGCTACGGCAGGGTGGTAGCAATCTACGCCGTGCATGACCACCACCAccacgacgacaacgacgacgacgacgacgaaagGAAGAAACCGGTGCGTGCGTTTGAGCGTTTCAAGTCTCGTACGTACAGCGTAATGACAATGACACAACGTTTTGCTTTTCTTGGGTGATCCGCACCGGATAGAGTAGAGCAGTGCCAGTACTACATGGGCGATGTGACGGTTGCCGGAAGAGCAAAGCGAGCCCAAAGACGATCGATCACGGTTCCTGGATGGGCTCAACCTCTTTCTTTCCGGTTTGTTTGGCCGGTGAGCCCCTGACATCGACGTCGTGTTGCATCCTGGTGGCACGGCTCGTGTCATTTTGTTTCTTGGTTTCTTCTTACTATTGTTATTATTGTGGTCCTTTTCTCTACGTTGCATGGAAGCACCAGTGGTCTAGTGGTAGAATAGTACCCTGCCACGGTACAGACCAGGGTTCGATTCCCGGCTGGTGCATTGCATTCCCTCTTTTTTATTTGCCATTCTCGTTTTTTTCTCCTATTATTTGTTGCGTTTTCACCTTCTTTTCAGTGGCGCTGTTTTCACATGTCCTGAGAAACAACTTCATATATTTGTTGTGTTTTTTTGAGAGCCGAACTTGTATTTGTTTGTTTTGAGAAATCTGACGATAGTACTAACTTGAAGCCTAAAAACCGCCTGCGACCAGACGAATATTGGCTGACAAACAAACAAGCTGGGCCATGCTGCCGCACCTGCAAAACCGAAACGCCCCGTGAGGAGGAGGTAGGgcctgtagagcccaagccccacCACCAGATTCCCAGGCCCACCCGGTCTTGCCGTCTGTGCTCACTCACTCATCTGCAGAGCCCAAGCTATGCCAACAACATACCTACGTGTAGACGCGCAAAATTTGAATGAATTTAAACGGACACGCGTCGCCGTCCG from Triticum aestivum cultivar Chinese Spring chromosome 4A, IWGSC CS RefSeq v2.1, whole genome shotgun sequence harbors:
- the LOC123087355 gene encoding cation/calcium exchanger 1, whose amino-acid sequence is MEPPRGRRTRNAAVPTACFLLLLPLLLVPTLSPSARHHAAPSLRHVVHRAALSSPFFAARPRGDCQELQALHGAEARCAYLLSHTPCAPAGYVDYLRLFYCGFAGAGHPAAGYAAFLLWLVVLFYLLGDTASEYFCASLEGLSAALRLPPAVAGVTLLSLGNGAPDVFASVVSFAAGDGGDGGGVGLNSALGGALFVSTVVAGVVALAAAGSRGGAVVELRGFLRDLCFLFFALCYLVAVLVSGTITVWVAASFVSIYVAYVVLVWTSQCCAEPGKPPHADLAAPLLLEDDDDDDVPPLPSYSSKTAPASTTATACLHYLVCALRMPLYLPRRLTIPDIAAHRWSRPCAVASAALAPVLLATTWTSHSPAATSSHHHHTSDGHAILLAGAVLGLLLAALAAATTDAASPPRGRRRRVPWLAAGFLMSVLWAYTLARELVALLVAIGYMVGVKASVLGVTVLAWGDSLGDLVSNVAMATHGGPGGAQTAVSACYAGPLFNTVVGLGLSLTLAAGAQYPAPFTLPADSAVYETVGFLCAGLAWAAVVVPARGMRLDRVYGVGLIVIYLTFFGVRVLDSLGLWFG